In the Bacillus shivajii genome, one interval contains:
- the mgtE gene encoding magnesium transporter, whose protein sequence is MNTNQLTVLIIKYLREAKRDAFQLLLEELHPYDIAKLYRELPDKHHFKFLTFLTSKQIADLMMELEPEMQKEVLQKLGIEKSSKIMDIMDNDDLADLLSEISEEKLDEYLSAMKREESNTVQQLMSYPPETAGGIMTNEFVWIRDYYTVREAVDKFKSFAELTRNIYYLYVINEDKKLVGVVSYRDLLLADVDEKIKGIMFNRVISVPVGTDQEEVAQLIQRYDFLAVPVIDENDVLKGIVTVDDIIDVFIEEANEDIEKLSASGKDIDFQTKATVASYRRLPWLVLLLFIGLISGTILGQFEETLEAVVALIFFMPMIAGMTGNTGTQSLAVVVRGLVTNDLDRKTVVKLLWRELNVGIIIGIACGVLIFILGMVWQGMMIGVVVGISLFATLIIGTMAGTIIPLLLYRFGIDPAVASGPLITTLNDIFSLLIYFGIATTLLHHLI, encoded by the coding sequence TTGAATACAAATCAATTAACCGTTTTGATCATAAAGTATTTACGCGAAGCAAAACGCGATGCATTTCAACTACTTCTTGAAGAACTACACCCTTATGACATTGCAAAACTATATCGCGAGCTACCTGACAAGCACCATTTTAAATTTTTAACCTTCCTAACATCTAAGCAAATTGCCGACCTTATGATGGAACTTGAGCCGGAAATGCAAAAAGAAGTTCTTCAAAAGCTAGGTATTGAAAAGTCATCAAAAATCATGGATATTATGGACAACGATGATTTAGCTGATTTATTAAGTGAAATCTCTGAAGAGAAGCTTGATGAATACTTGTCTGCCATGAAGCGTGAAGAATCAAACACGGTTCAGCAATTGATGAGCTATCCACCTGAAACTGCTGGGGGGATCATGACAAATGAATTTGTTTGGATTCGGGATTATTATACCGTTCGTGAAGCAGTCGATAAATTTAAAAGCTTTGCAGAACTGACAAGGAATATTTATTATTTATATGTTATCAATGAAGACAAAAAACTTGTAGGTGTTGTATCTTATCGTGACCTTCTTTTAGCAGATGTAGACGAAAAAATTAAGGGTATTATGTTCAACAGAGTTATTTCTGTTCCAGTCGGTACTGACCAAGAAGAAGTTGCTCAGCTTATTCAACGTTATGACTTTTTAGCTGTTCCAGTCATCGATGAAAACGATGTGTTAAAAGGGATTGTCACTGTTGATGACATTATTGACGTATTTATCGAAGAGGCAAATGAGGATATTGAAAAACTTTCTGCATCTGGTAAAGACATTGACTTTCAAACAAAAGCGACCGTTGCTTCTTACCGTCGTTTACCATGGCTCGTCTTACTTTTATTCATTGGATTAATATCTGGTACGATTCTCGGACAGTTTGAAGAAACCCTGGAAGCAGTAGTTGCGTTAATTTTTTTCATGCCAATGATTGCTGGAATGACAGGGAATACTGGCACACAATCTTTAGCTGTTGTCGTTCGTGGCCTTGTTACAAATGATTTAGATAGAAAAACGGTTGTGAAACTACTTTGGCGAGAGTTAAACGTTGGAATAATTATTGGGATCGCTTGTGGTGTATTGATCTTTATACTCGGCATGGTTTGGCAAGGAATGATGATAGGGGTAGTTGTAGGAATCTCGCTATTTGCTACGCTTATCATCGGAACGATGGCTGGAACAATTATTCCTCTTCTATTATATCGCTTTGGTATAGACCCTGCTGTCGCATCTGGACCTTTAATTACAACGTTAAATGATATCTTTTCGTTATTAATATACTTTGGTATTGCAACAACACTACTTCACCATTTAATTTAA
- a CDS encoding proline dehydrogenase family protein, with product MITRNFFLFLSQNKFIKNKATKWGPKIGAKQVIAGTTIQEAMEKAAELNKHGLVCTVDHLGEFVYNKDEAIDSANYCVRTLDAIAESGVNCNLSLKLTQLGLDIDRNLCRDNMLRILETAKKHNIFVRIDMEDYSHLDATLDILQELRQSYDSVGTAIQAYLHRAEKDVQNLKGTNIRLIKGAYKESPEVAYQDKKEIDGNYLKIIKTHLLNGSYAAIATHDHNIINEVKAFTKENNIPKDQFEFQMLYGFRNELQKEIANEGYKMRVYIPFGEDWYGYFMRRLAERPQNVTFALRGLLSK from the coding sequence ATGATTACAAGAAATTTTTTCCTGTTTTTATCTCAAAATAAATTTATAAAAAATAAAGCCACAAAATGGGGACCAAAGATTGGTGCCAAGCAGGTTATAGCAGGGACAACCATTCAGGAGGCAATGGAAAAGGCGGCAGAACTAAATAAGCATGGGCTTGTATGTACTGTTGACCATCTAGGGGAATTTGTCTATAACAAAGACGAAGCGATTGATTCGGCAAATTATTGTGTTCGTACGTTAGATGCTATTGCTGAATCAGGGGTGAATTGCAACCTCTCACTCAAATTGACACAACTTGGATTAGATATCGACCGTAATTTATGTCGTGATAACATGCTGAGGATTCTAGAGACAGCAAAAAAACATAATATTTTTGTTCGAATCGATATGGAAGACTACTCACATTTAGATGCAACGTTAGATATTTTACAAGAGTTAAGACAGTCGTATGATAGCGTTGGGACAGCAATCCAAGCATATTTACATCGTGCTGAAAAAGATGTACAGAATTTGAAAGGAACAAACATCCGTCTTATTAAAGGTGCTTATAAAGAATCTCCTGAAGTAGCTTATCAAGATAAGAAAGAGATTGATGGGAATTATCTAAAAATTATTAAAACACATCTATTAAACGGAAGCTATGCTGCTATTGCAACGCATGATCATAATATTATCAATGAAGTGAAAGCGTTTACTAAAGAGAACAATATTCCGAAAGATCAATTTGAATTTCAAATGTTATATGGTTTTCGTAATGAATTACAAAAAGAGATTGCTAATGAAGGGTATAAAATGCGTGTTTACATTCCATTTGGTGAAGACTGGTACGGATACTTCATGCGCCGCTTAGCCGAAAGACCGCAAAATGTAACCTTTGCTCTTCGAGGTCTCTTATCTAAGTAA
- the rocF gene encoding arginase — protein sequence MNKRISIIGVPMDLGQTRRGVDMGPSAMRYAGVVERLENLGYEVNDRGDIEIGRPPKYDVKNEDNLKDLDEVVKANQALAESLKDAVNDGEFPLVLGGDHSIAIGTLAGVAHMHKELGVIWYDAHGDLNTGETSPSGNIHGMPLAVSLGIGHPTLTEIGGFAPKIKPENIVIIGARSLDEGERELIREKGIKVFTMHEIDRVGMTNVMEEALSYVSRNTDGIHLSLDLDALDPQDAPGVGTPVVGGTTYRETHLAMEMLAERKLVTSAEFVEVNPILDAKNQTAEAAVGLIGSLFGEKLL from the coding sequence ATGAACAAGCGAATTTCGATTATCGGTGTTCCGATGGACTTAGGTCAGACGCGGCGTGGAGTAGATATGGGGCCGAGTGCAATGCGATATGCCGGCGTTGTGGAACGTCTTGAAAACTTAGGTTATGAAGTCAATGACCGTGGGGACATTGAAATCGGGCGTCCGCCAAAATATGATGTAAAAAATGAAGATAACTTAAAAGATTTAGATGAAGTCGTAAAAGCAAATCAAGCACTTGCAGAGAGCTTGAAAGATGCTGTAAATGACGGAGAATTTCCATTAGTTTTAGGTGGAGACCATAGTATTGCTATCGGTACACTTGCAGGGGTTGCACATATGCATAAAGAGTTAGGCGTTATTTGGTATGATGCGCATGGTGATTTAAATACTGGCGAAACATCTCCTTCAGGGAATATCCATGGAATGCCACTAGCGGTGAGTCTAGGCATTGGTCACCCAACTTTGACTGAAATTGGAGGCTTTGCACCGAAAATCAAACCAGAAAACATTGTCATTATTGGTGCACGTTCATTGGATGAAGGCGAACGTGAGCTTATTAGAGAAAAAGGAATCAAAGTGTTTACGATGCATGAAATTGATCGTGTAGGGATGACAAATGTGATGGAAGAAGCGCTCTCTTATGTTTCTAGAAATACAGATGGGATTCATCTTAGCTTAGACTTAGATGCACTTGACCCGCAGGATGCACCCGGTGTAGGTACGCCAGTCGTTGGGGGCACGACATATCGAGAAACGCATTTAGCGATGGAAATGCTTGCTGAACGTAAGCTTGTGACGTCAGCGGAGTTTGTTGAAGTAAACCCAATTTTAGATGCAAAAAACCAGACAGCTGAAGCTGCAGTAGGACTGATCGGTTCATTATTTGGTGAAAAATTACTTTAA
- the pruA gene encoding L-glutamate gamma-semialdehyde dehydrogenase — protein sequence MVVPYKHEPFTDFTVEENRKEFQAALELVKGELGKEYPLIINGEKIMTEDKFVSENPSNREEIVGYVSKADQELAEKAMQAADNAFKSWKKWDAAARANVLFRASAMIRRRKHEFSAYLVYEAGKPWKEADADTAEAIDFLEYYARQMLRLKDGFEINSREIEHNSFNYIPLGVGVTISPWNFAFAIMAGTTVGPLVAGNTILLKPATTTPVVAYKFMEVLMEAGLPDGCVNYIPGSGSVIGDYLVDHPNTRFINFTGSKDVGLRIYERAAKVQEGQIWLKRVIAEMGGKDTIVVDQDGDLELAAEAITYSAFGFSGQKCSACSRAVIHEDVYDEVLEKVVARTKELTVGPTYNDNSNFMGPVNDQAAFDKILNYIEIGKKEGKLMAGGEGDSSKGYFIQPTVFADVDPKARLMQEEIFGPVVAFTKAKDFDHALEIANNTEYGLTGAVISNNRAHLEQARDEFHVGNLYFNRGCTAAIVGYHPFGGFNMSGTDSKAGGPDYLLHFLQPKTVSDMF from the coding sequence ATGGTAGTACCTTACAAACATGAACCATTTACTGACTTTACGGTAGAGGAGAACCGTAAGGAGTTTCAAGCTGCATTAGAGCTAGTTAAAGGTGAGTTAGGGAAAGAGTATCCTTTAATCATTAATGGTGAAAAAATCATGACAGAAGACAAATTTGTCTCTGAAAACCCTTCTAATCGTGAAGAAATTGTTGGGTACGTTTCAAAAGCAGACCAAGAGCTTGCAGAAAAAGCGATGCAAGCAGCTGATAATGCATTTAAATCTTGGAAGAAGTGGGATGCTGCTGCACGTGCGAATGTTTTATTCCGTGCGTCTGCAATGATTCGTCGTCGTAAACATGAATTCTCTGCTTATTTAGTTTATGAAGCAGGTAAGCCATGGAAGGAAGCGGACGCAGATACTGCTGAAGCGATTGACTTCTTAGAATATTATGCTCGTCAAATGCTCCGTCTTAAAGATGGATTTGAAATAAACTCTCGTGAGATTGAGCACAACTCATTTAACTATATCCCACTTGGTGTAGGTGTAACGATTTCTCCATGGAACTTTGCTTTTGCAATCATGGCTGGAACAACTGTTGGCCCACTAGTGGCAGGGAATACAATTTTATTAAAACCAGCGACGACAACACCAGTTGTTGCGTATAAATTTATGGAAGTATTAATGGAAGCTGGTCTTCCGGATGGGTGTGTCAACTATATCCCAGGAAGCGGTTCTGTAATCGGTGACTATTTAGTCGATCATCCGAATACTCGCTTCATTAACTTTACTGGTTCTAAAGATGTTGGTCTCCGAATCTATGAAAGAGCTGCAAAAGTTCAGGAAGGTCAAATTTGGCTGAAGCGTGTCATTGCTGAAATGGGTGGTAAAGATACGATCGTCGTTGACCAAGATGGAGATCTAGAATTAGCTGCAGAAGCTATTACTTACTCAGCATTTGGTTTCTCAGGACAAAAATGTTCAGCTTGCTCTCGTGCAGTTATCCATGAGGATGTATACGATGAAGTGTTAGAAAAAGTTGTCGCTCGTACGAAAGAGCTTACTGTCGGGCCTACTTACAATGACAACTCAAACTTCATGGGTCCTGTAAATGACCAAGCAGCATTTGATAAGATCTTAAATTATATTGAAATCGGTAAAAAAGAAGGCAAGTTAATGGCAGGTGGAGAGGGAGACTCTTCTAAAGGCTATTTCATTCAACCGACTGTATTTGCTGATGTCGATCCAAAGGCACGTCTTATGCAAGAAGAAATCTTCGGTCCGGTTGTTGCATTTACAAAGGCTAAAGACTTCGACCATGCATTAGAAATTGCAAATAATACGGAATATGGCCTTACAGGTGCTGTTATTTCGAACAACCGTGCTCATTTAGAGCAAGCGCGTGATGAGTTCCATGTTGGAAACCTTTACTTCAACCGTGGATGTACTGCAGCAATTGTTGGGTATCATCCGTTTGGTGGATTCAACATGTCCGGTACTGACTCAAAAGCAGGCGGTCCAGACTACTTACTACACTTCTTACAACCAAAAACTGTTTCTGACATGTTTTAA
- a CDS encoding ornithine--oxo-acid transaminase, with protein sequence MTNSKEIIDLTEKFGAKNYHPLPIVISKAEGVWVEDPEGNRYIDMLSAYSAVNQGHRHPKIIEALKDQADRITLTSRAFHNDQLGLFYEKVTSLTKKNMVLPMNTGAEAVETAVKAVRRWAYREKGVPQGEAEIIVCEDNFHGRTMTAVSLSSNEEYKKDFGPMLPGIKVIPFGDLQALKEAITPNTAAFLFEPIQGEAGINIPPTGFLKDAYDVCKENNVLYVADEIQAGLGRSGKMFACDWESVEPDVFILGKALGGGVMPISVVAANDDVLGVFEPGSHGSTFGGNPLAAAVSIASLEVIEDEGLVERSLELGNHFMDELKTIDNPKIKEVRGRGLFIGVEMNGPARPYCEALKAEGLLCKETHENVIRFAPPLVISKEDLSWAIEKVKKILSN encoded by the coding sequence ATGACTAATTCAAAGGAAATTATTGATTTAACTGAAAAGTTTGGTGCCAAAAACTATCACCCATTACCGATCGTTATTTCAAAAGCTGAGGGTGTTTGGGTTGAGGACCCTGAAGGGAATCGTTATATTGATATGCTAAGTGCATATTCTGCGGTGAATCAAGGGCACCGTCACCCTAAAATCATTGAAGCGTTAAAAGATCAAGCGGATCGGATCACGTTGACATCTCGTGCGTTTCATAACGATCAGCTAGGCCTTTTCTATGAGAAGGTAACGAGCTTAACAAAGAAGAATATGGTACTCCCTATGAATACAGGAGCTGAGGCGGTTGAGACAGCAGTAAAAGCTGTCCGCCGCTGGGCTTATCGTGAAAAAGGAGTTCCGCAAGGCGAAGCGGAGATCATTGTATGTGAAGATAACTTCCACGGTAGAACGATGACCGCTGTATCATTATCTTCGAATGAAGAATATAAAAAAGATTTTGGCCCAATGCTACCTGGAATTAAAGTGATCCCATTTGGTGACTTACAAGCATTGAAAGAAGCAATCACTCCAAACACGGCAGCATTTTTATTTGAACCAATCCAAGGGGAAGCTGGAATCAACATTCCACCAACCGGATTTTTGAAAGATGCATATGATGTATGTAAAGAGAACAATGTGTTGTATGTTGCAGACGAAATTCAAGCTGGTCTCGGTCGCTCTGGGAAAATGTTTGCTTGTGACTGGGAAAGTGTAGAGCCGGATGTATTTATACTTGGGAAAGCACTTGGTGGAGGCGTTATGCCAATTTCAGTAGTGGCGGCAAATGATGATGTTCTTGGTGTATTTGAACCAGGATCACACGGTTCAACATTTGGTGGAAACCCGCTAGCAGCTGCAGTGTCAATTGCTTCGCTTGAAGTAATCGAAGATGAAGGACTCGTTGAACGATCGTTAGAACTAGGAAACCATTTTATGGATGAGTTAAAAACGATCGACAATCCGAAAATCAAGGAAGTTCGTGGGAGAGGACTATTTATCGGTGTTGAAATGAATGGCCCTGCAAGACCTTATTGTGAGGCTTTAAAAGCAGAAGGATTACTCTGTAAAGAAACGCATGAAAATGTGATTCGTTTTGCACCACCTCTAGTCATTTCAAAAGAGGATTTATCATGGGCAATTGAGAAGGTAAAGAAAATTCTTTCGAACTAA
- the acpS gene encoding holo-ACP synthase, with protein sequence MILGIGLDLIELERIEKLMTRQKRFAERILTFNEIHKFEKLQGNRKIEYLAGRFAAKEAVSKALGSGIGEELSFQDIEVTNDVSGRPKLVVKNILDKTFHLSITHTKSYAAAQVVVEETGKNESSSS encoded by the coding sequence ATGATTTTAGGAATAGGGCTTGATTTAATTGAATTAGAACGCATTGAAAAACTTATGACTCGCCAAAAGAGATTTGCAGAACGGATTTTAACCTTTAATGAAATACATAAATTTGAAAAGTTACAAGGGAACAGAAAAATCGAATATTTAGCGGGAAGGTTCGCTGCGAAAGAAGCAGTTAGTAAAGCCCTTGGCTCTGGTATTGGAGAAGAACTTTCATTTCAAGATATTGAAGTCACAAATGATGTTTCTGGGCGACCGAAACTAGTTGTTAAAAATATTTTGGATAAGACTTTTCACCTTTCAATTACACATACGAAAAGTTATGCTGCTGCCCAAGTAGTCGTTGAAGAGACAGGAAAAAATGAAAGCTCGTCAAGCTAG
- a CDS encoding b(o/a)3-type cytochrome-c oxidase subunit 1 → MRQSNLALQEDYSYDIQPGVDPKDRKLGVAHLSVAFVAFLIGVFGGLLQGLARGGMLELPAWLTYYQILTAHGVLLALVFTTYFIFGFFFAGMSKTQGAFSDGLRRLGWIGFIITTIGTIMAATMILLNEASVLFTFYAPLMAHWIFYVGLTLFVVGTWVASAALLTHFYKWKKANPGKPTPLFGFMTTATLLLWLVSGLGVATTVLFQMLPWALGLTDEINVLLSRTLFWYFGHPLVYFWIMPAYMVWYTVIPKLIGGRLFSASLAKLAFVLFLLFSIPVGFHHQLMEAGITEFWKFLQTVLTFVVVVPSLLTAFSIFATFEQTGREQGGKGLFSWIKKLPWKDVRFFAPFMGMLVFIPAGAGGIINASFQMNAVIHNTLWVVGHFHLTVGTTVLLTFFGAAYWLLPHLTGRRFTKHANRCGMVQTWLWVIGMFLMSGAMHILGLFGAPRRTAYTTYQDHPAALEWFEGIFVSHITVGIGGVILTAAGVLMFYNFIYLTFLAPKGETEFPVTPDPDDTARTPKFLENWKLWIAITIVLILFAYTIPLYDMIVNSPPGSPGFGNLIR, encoded by the coding sequence ATGAGACAGTCTAACTTAGCGTTACAAGAAGATTATAGTTATGATATTCAACCAGGTGTTGATCCAAAAGACAGGAAGCTTGGAGTGGCTCATTTATCTGTCGCTTTTGTTGCCTTTCTAATTGGTGTCTTTGGCGGGTTACTCCAAGGTTTGGCTCGTGGTGGGATGCTTGAGCTTCCAGCATGGCTCACTTATTATCAAATTCTAACTGCGCACGGTGTGTTATTAGCTCTTGTATTTACAACATATTTTATTTTCGGGTTCTTCTTTGCAGGGATGAGCAAAACGCAAGGTGCTTTTTCTGACGGCTTAAGAAGATTAGGTTGGATCGGTTTTATCATTACAACAATTGGTACAATCATGGCCGCAACAATGATATTACTAAATGAAGCATCTGTTCTTTTCACGTTTTATGCTCCACTTATGGCACATTGGATTTTCTACGTTGGTTTAACGTTGTTTGTCGTCGGTACTTGGGTTGCATCAGCAGCACTTTTAACTCACTTTTATAAATGGAAAAAAGCTAACCCTGGTAAACCGACACCACTATTTGGATTTATGACAACTGCAACATTGCTACTATGGTTAGTTTCTGGTTTAGGTGTTGCAACAACGGTGTTATTCCAAATGCTTCCGTGGGCACTTGGTTTAACTGATGAGATTAACGTTTTATTAAGTCGAACACTTTTCTGGTACTTCGGACATCCGCTTGTTTATTTTTGGATCATGCCTGCTTACATGGTTTGGTATACAGTTATCCCAAAATTAATTGGGGGTCGATTATTTAGTGCTTCACTTGCAAAATTAGCATTTGTTCTATTTTTGCTTTTCTCAATACCAGTAGGATTCCACCATCAGTTAATGGAAGCTGGGATTACAGAGTTTTGGAAATTCCTACAAACTGTTTTAACGTTCGTCGTTGTGGTACCTTCCTTACTAACAGCGTTCTCCATCTTTGCCACTTTTGAGCAGACAGGGCGTGAACAAGGTGGTAAAGGGTTATTCAGTTGGATTAAAAAGCTTCCTTGGAAAGATGTACGGTTCTTCGCTCCATTTATGGGGATGCTTGTCTTTATCCCAGCAGGAGCAGGTGGAATCATTAATGCAAGTTTTCAGATGAATGCTGTCATCCATAATACGTTATGGGTTGTTGGTCACTTCCACTTAACAGTTGGAACGACTGTACTACTTACCTTCTTTGGTGCAGCATATTGGCTACTGCCTCACCTTACGGGGCGACGTTTTACAAAGCATGCGAATCGTTGCGGGATGGTTCAAACGTGGTTATGGGTAATTGGTATGTTCTTAATGTCAGGAGCGATGCACATCCTTGGTTTATTCGGTGCACCTAGACGAACAGCTTATACGACTTACCAAGACCATCCGGCAGCTTTAGAGTGGTTTGAAGGGATCTTCGTCAGTCATATTACAGTCGGAATAGGCGGAGTTATTTTAACAGCAGCTGGTGTACTCATGTTTTATAACTTTATTTATTTAACATTCTTAGCTCCTAAAGGAGAAACAGAATTCCCAGTGACACCAGATCCAGATGATACTGCAAGAACACCGAAGTTTTTGGAGAACTGGAAGCTGTGGATCGCCATTACGATTGTACTCATTTTATTTGCATACACAATTCCACTTTATGATATGATCGTGAATTCACCTCCAGGATCTCCTGGATTCGGAAACCTCATAAGATAG
- a CDS encoding cytochrome c oxidase subunit II — protein MHIHKYEKIWLIFGIGSLIFFLLVLGVAAFAFGQQPPSHMATVDSQNLDQDPVWSEPGLEKIDENTYRARIVAQAYGYDPGVIEVPEGAKVYFEVTSKDVIHSFTIPGTNVNMMITPGHVNMTSHTFTEPGEHLVLCNEYCGTGHHYMQMTIEVIPQ, from the coding sequence ATGCATATACACAAGTATGAAAAAATTTGGTTAATCTTTGGAATTGGATCATTAATCTTTTTCCTTCTTGTTCTAGGAGTTGCAGCTTTTGCATTTGGACAACAACCACCAAGTCATATGGCTACAGTTGACTCACAAAACTTAGATCAAGACCCTGTCTGGTCGGAGCCTGGTTTAGAAAAAATTGATGAAAATACGTACAGAGCAAGAATCGTTGCACAGGCATACGGATATGATCCGGGTGTGATTGAAGTTCCAGAAGGAGCAAAAGTATATTTTGAAGTAACAAGTAAAGACGTCATTCATAGTTTTACAATACCTGGGACAAACGTCAATATGATGATTACTCCAGGACATGTCAATATGACATCACATACATTTACAGAACCTGGTGAACACCTTGTACTCTGTAATGAATATTGTGGCACTGGCCACCACTACATGCAAATGACGATTGAGGTGATCCCACAATGA
- a CDS encoding ABC transporter ATP-binding protein: MSFIQLDAITKYFLGSQDPAVRNINLNIRKGEIVTLLGPSGCGKTTTLRMIAGFEHPSEGSINIDGKVVYNETQSLPPEKRGIGMVFQDYALFPHMTILKNVMFGLNKWGAREKRKRAKEVLELVGLEEYANRYPTQLSGGQQQRVALARALAPKPHVVLMDEPFSNLDAGLREKMRFDVTNILRKANTTAIIVTHDQKDAFAVSDRVVVMKDGVIQQIASPREMYRCPKNCFVAQFVGKTNLITGTMDLDQKHIHTHIGKVCLPEQWQEHLDTVKLSIRPEGCRLTEEGKYCGVIERVTYGGEYQELYVRLRNEPQLSQEPMLIYAPIEQDLEVGTIVSFDIKPELVALVE; this comes from the coding sequence ATGAGTTTTATACAATTAGATGCGATAACGAAATATTTTCTTGGTTCACAGGACCCTGCGGTTAGAAATATCAATTTAAATATACGTAAAGGTGAAATTGTTACACTGCTAGGACCAAGTGGATGTGGTAAAACTACGACTCTACGAATGATTGCAGGATTTGAACATCCGAGTGAAGGGTCGATAAACATTGATGGGAAAGTAGTATATAACGAAACTCAATCTCTACCTCCAGAAAAGCGAGGAATTGGGATGGTGTTTCAAGACTATGCGTTATTTCCACATATGACGATCCTTAAAAATGTGATGTTTGGTCTGAATAAATGGGGAGCTCGTGAAAAGCGTAAAAGAGCAAAAGAAGTACTTGAGCTTGTAGGGTTAGAAGAGTATGCAAACCGTTATCCTACCCAGCTTTCTGGTGGACAGCAGCAGCGTGTTGCATTAGCGCGTGCTTTAGCACCGAAACCGCACGTAGTATTAATGGATGAACCTTTCAGTAACTTAGACGCGGGGCTTCGTGAAAAAATGCGTTTCGATGTTACGAACATTTTACGTAAAGCAAATACAACAGCAATTATCGTAACTCATGACCAAAAAGATGCATTTGCTGTATCTGACCGGGTTGTCGTTATGAAAGATGGTGTTATTCAGCAAATTGCTTCACCTAGAGAAATGTATCGTTGTCCGAAAAACTGTTTTGTAGCACAATTCGTAGGGAAAACGAATTTAATCACAGGAACAATGGACCTCGATCAAAAGCATATTCATACGCATATCGGCAAAGTTTGTTTGCCTGAACAATGGCAAGAGCATTTGGACACTGTTAAGCTTTCGATTCGTCCAGAAGGATGCCGATTAACTGAAGAAGGAAAATATTGTGGTGTAATTGAACGAGTTACGTACGGTGGCGAATATCAAGAATTGTATGTCCGCCTTCGTAATGAACCGCAATTATCTCAAGAACCAATGTTAATATATGCGCCGATCGAACAAGATCTCGAAGTAGGTACAATCGTATCATTTGATATTAAACCGGAGCTAGTCGCTCTTGTCGAATAG
- a CDS encoding rhomboid family intramembrane serine protease yields the protein MFIRNESFQGFIRSYPVITTLVAIHIILYFWISLFPFLGGQQIRDFGIGSNLFIAMGEYWRLVTPIFLHGSLTHMLFNSFSLVLFGPALEQMLGKVRFLVAYFTAGILANIATYFLGDPFLFHLGASGAIFGLFGIYLYMVLYRKDLIDAANSQLIMTILILGVVMTFINPRINILAHIFGLIAGAAIAPLILYKVTRFGKYRRATDPNEVTFDPNRWNKQAKRKQTLKVVGIVVGVLIALAIIVSIMF from the coding sequence ATGTTTATTCGTAACGAAAGTTTTCAAGGATTTATACGGTCATATCCAGTTATTACAACACTTGTCGCTATTCATATCATTTTATACTTTTGGATCTCACTCTTTCCATTTTTAGGCGGTCAACAAATTAGAGACTTTGGAATCGGCAGTAACTTATTCATTGCCATGGGAGAATACTGGCGCCTTGTCACACCAATTTTCTTGCATGGTTCGTTAACGCATATGTTATTTAACTCTTTTTCTCTTGTCCTTTTCGGACCTGCATTAGAACAGATGTTAGGAAAAGTGCGTTTCCTTGTTGCCTATTTCACCGCCGGTATTTTAGCAAATATCGCTACGTATTTTCTCGGAGATCCATTTTTATTCCATTTAGGGGCTTCAGGAGCAATTTTCGGCTTGTTCGGCATTTATTTATATATGGTCCTTTATCGAAAAGACTTAATTGATGCAGCAAATTCTCAACTCATAATGACAATCCTTATATTAGGTGTCGTCATGACATTTATTAACCCACGAATAAACATCCTTGCTCACATTTTTGGGTTGATTGCCGGAGCTGCAATTGCACCACTTATTTTATATAAAGTCACACGCTTTGGAAAATACAGGCGCGCAACAGACCCGAATGAAGTTACATTTGATCCGAATAGGTGGAACAAGCAAGCAAAGCGAAAACAAACGTTAAAAGTGGTCGGTATTGTAGTCGGAGTTTTGATTGCACTAGCTATTATCGTATCAATCATGTTTTAA
- a CDS encoding cytochrome c oxidase subunit 2A — MSKPMRDHQPKQTSQENSSLKGTLVFVMSIGGFILVSWFAVFFLFLGRI; from the coding sequence ATGAGCAAACCTATGCGCGACCATCAACCAAAACAAACGAGTCAAGAAAATTCATCCTTAAAAGGGACACTCGTTTTTGTCATGTCAATCGGCGGTTTCATATTAGTTTCTTGGTTTGCAGTTTTCTTCTTATTTTTAGGACGCATTTGA